One Panicum virgatum strain AP13 chromosome 9K, P.virgatum_v5, whole genome shotgun sequence genomic region harbors:
- the LOC120650208 gene encoding plant cysteine oxidase 1-like translates to MTKMAVVKGRRDASSRRRLSAGVSVRPRVQVDAKVAPAPTPLLQRLLAACRRAFRGPGTVPAPDDVALIRGILDKMGPKDVHLSAVTKAAADSGVQRRRRPIITRTTIHECTNFSIVVFLLPPGAVIPLHDHPGMTVFSKLLHGSLHVTSYDWAAAGADSHGRPAARLARLVLDADLRAPCGALVLFPESGGNMHRLAAATACAVLDVLGPPYSGHRDCTYYRDLPYSQHRLLARCEDDGEAAAGDDDVRAGAAAGDDEHRRRQGARRRLGWLLETGRPKELEMYELGCRAGEL, encoded by the exons ATGACGAAGATGGCGGTGGTGAAGGGGCGGAGGGATGctagcagcaggcggcggctgaGCGCCGGCGTGAGCGTGCGGCCGCGCGTCCAGGTGGACGCGAAGGTCGCGCCCGCGCCGACGCCGCTGCTCCAGCGGCTGCTCGCGGCGTGCCGCCGCGCGTTCCGGGGCCCCGGGACCGTGCCGGCGCCCGACGACGTCGCCCTCATCAGAGGCATCCTCG ACAAGATGGGACCAAAAGACGTGCACCTGAGCGCCGTcaccaaggccgccgccgattCCGGCGTCCAGAGACGGCGGCGTCCGATCATCACGCGCACCACCATCCACGAGTGCACAAACTTCTCG ATCGTGGTCTTCCTCCTGCCCCCGGGCGCGGTCATCCCGCTGCACGACCACCCGGGGATGACGGTGTTCAGCAAGCTGCTCCACGGCTCGCTGCACGTCACCTCCTACgactgggccgccgccggcgcggactCCCATGGTCgtccggcggcgaggctggcgAGGCTGGTGCTGGACGCCGACCTCCGCGCGCCGTGCGGCGCGCTGGTGCTGTTCCCGGAGTCCGGCGGGAACATGCACCGgctcgccgcggccacggcgtgcGCGGTCCTCGACGTGCTCGGCCCGCCCTACTCCGGCCACCGGGACTGCACCTACTACCGGGACCTCCCGTACTCCCAGCACCGCCTCCTTGCCCGCTGCGAAGATGATggtgaggccgccgccggcgacgacgacgtgcgTGCCGGTGCCGCCGCGGGTGATGATGAGCATCGTCGGCGTCagggggcgcgccgccgcctggggtGGCTGCTGGAGACGGGCAGGCCCAAGGAGCTGGAGATGTACGAGCTAGGTTGCCGCGCAGGGGAGCTGTAG
- the LOC120650211 gene encoding chlorophyll(ide) b reductase NOL, chloroplastic-like, whose product MAASAAAHLPLRGPPRAGAAPSRPSAAAVAGLRGRPERRGLAAAPRGGRGLGGVRTEAVSGGDGGGGGGLREPMVPPYNVLITGSTKGIGYALARKFLEAGDNVVICSRSAEKVESVVSDLKKEYGEQHVWGTVCDVRDGKDVKALVEFARDKLKHIDIWINNAGSNAYTYKPLVETSDEALMEIITTNTLGLMICCREAINTMRNQPRGGHIFNLDGAGSDGRPTPRFAAYGATKRSVVHLTKSLQAELQMNEVNNVMVHNLSPGMVTTDLLMSGATTKQAKFFINILAEPPDVVADYLVPNIREIPSNQSMKPTYIRFLTGLKAYSRIFSRLAFGARRNKYITED is encoded by the exons ATGgccgcaagcgccgccgcccacctcccGCTCCGGGGCCCCCCGCGCGCGGGTGCCGCGCCGTCGCggccatccgccgccgctgtggcggggctccgcggccggccggagcggCGCGGGCTAGCGGCCGCGCCGAGAGGCGGGCGGGGACTTGGCGGGGTGCGGACGGAGGCTGtgtccggcggcgacggcggcggcggagggggactGAGGGAGCCCATGGTGCCGCCTTACAATGTCCTCATCACGGGCTCAACGAAAG GTATAGGATACGCGTTGGCAAGGAAGTTTCTGGAGGCTGGTGATAATGTTGTAATCTGCTCAAGATCAG CTGAAAAGGTAGAATCTGTGGTCAGTGACTTGAAAAAGGAATACGGAGAGCAACATGTGTGG GGAACTGTCTGTGATGTTAGAGATGGAAAGGATGTAAAGGCACTTGTGGAGTTTGCACGTGACAAGCTTAAGCATATTGATATATGG ATCAACAATGCTGGATCAAATGCATATACATACAAACCGCTGGTGGAAACCTCTGATGAGGCTCTCAT GGAAATTATCACCACCAACACCCTTGGATTGATGATATGTTGTCGTGAG GCAATAAATACAATGCGGAACCAACCTCGAGGTGGTCACATATTTAACCTTGATGGTGCTGGTTCTGATGGAAGGCCGACTCCAAG GTTTGCTGCATATGGTGCAACAAAGCGAAGTGTTGTGCATCTTACAAAGTCATTACAG GCTGAGTTGCAGATGAATGAAGTGAATAATGTGATGGTGCACAACTTATCA CCTGGCATGGTCACAACAGATCTTCTTATGTCTGGCGCTACTACAAAACAA GCCAAATTTTTCATCAATATATTAGCTGAACCTCCTGATGTG GTTGCGGACTACCTCGTTCCAAACATCAGAGAAATCCCTAGCAACCAATCCATGAAGCCAACCTACATTCGGTTTCTCACAGGCTTGAAAGCCTACTCAAGAATTTTTTCA AGACTTGCTTTTGGTGCTCGAAGAAACAAGTATATTACTGAGGATTAG
- the LOC120650212 gene encoding myb family transcription factor PHL12-like, whose amino-acid sequence MSKNKPTQRNDVTIMSSMLASRIICAMHPARSYLRWSDDLHMIFVKAVAYQGGPHEAKPTALKKMMETMGVRGLTIQNIKSHLQRYREKCELGAEAPAVEVPGTTSLCKEALNQASKILMDTDAVMLEMEIVNNFLMDDIEMVDNNFSLDRVQMMEKELMDEIQVAYSHSDNEANFSCPQLIEHNSQYPQAVIDEYIADLANYAFGHP is encoded by the exons ATGTCCAAGAACAAACCAACACAGAGGAATGATGTTACTATCATGTCAAGCATGCTGGCTTCTCGTATTATCTGCGCAATGCATCCGGCAAGGAGTTACTTGCGGTGGTCTGATGATCTCCATATGATCTTTGTGAAAGCTGTGGCGTATCAAGGAGGTCCCCATG AAGCTAAACCAACCGcactgaagaagatgatggaaaCTATGGGAGTCAGGGGCCTTACAATCCAAAACATCAAGAGTCACCTCCAG AGGTACAGGGAGAAGTGTGAGTTAGGTGCTGAAGCTCCTGCTGTTGAAGTGCCAGGCACCACATCACTTTGCAAGGAAGCACTTAAtca GGCGTCTAAGATTCTGATGGACACTGATGCAGTTATGTTGGAAATGGAG ATAGTGAACAATTTCCTTATGGATGACATAGAG ATGGTTGATAACAACTTTTCTTTGGACCGGGTGCAG ATGATGGAGAAGGAGCTGATGGATGAAATCCAGGTTGCCTACAGTCACAGTGACAATGAAGCTAATTTTTCCTGTCCCCAGTTGATCGAGCACAACTCGCAGTATCCGCAGGCTGTGATTGATGAGTACATAGCTGACTTGGCCAATTATGCATTTGGCCATCCGTGA